The Sorangiineae bacterium MSr11367 genome window below encodes:
- a CDS encoding ribbon-helix-helix domain-containing protein, translated as MAARDEGLGAARVLDADEVQGVLSGRFYAPADAAPARAPSRASLEKPTHYKVICISMYTKDLDRLDQLVDELKGRGMTKANRSALIRAALDQLDLDKVPRGM; from the coding sequence ATGGCGGCGCGGGATGAAGGTCTGGGAGCAGCGCGCGTGCTCGACGCGGACGAAGTACAAGGAGTTCTTTCGGGCCGCTTTTATGCACCCGCCGATGCCGCCCCCGCGCGTGCACCGTCGCGTGCTTCACTGGAGAAGCCGACTCACTACAAGGTGATCTGCATCTCCATGTACACGAAGGATCTGGACCGGTTGGATCAGCTGGTCGACGAGCTGAAAGGTCGGGGCATGACCAAGGCAAACCGCAGCGCCTTGATCCGTGCCGCGCTGGACCAGCTCGACTTGGACAAAGTGCCGCGCGGCATGTGA